The genome window TAGATTTTGCTCTCTCCCCCAAAATGTTATAAATTTTTCAGCATCACCTTAAAAGCTTTAATTTTTTGTTCATGTAAAATATTAGAGTCATCCTACATTCCAtccgcaaaacaaaaaaatttaaaatatataagagTGGTATCTTTTTAGAATTAACTTTTTATGCACTGACAATAATGTAGTGATTTTGTTTTTTACACTAACAGTTTTGAATGTATACCACATATaaataatttgaattttaaatttaaattcacgTTCCGTGACATGATCTAAACTTGTttgtataaaatatttttacattGACAATGTATAAAAAACTATCTATCTTTTTAAATGCAAATCATTCCTTAGTCTCTGATTCCACCAATCATTGGGAGTGAATCATTATTGCTAAAATATACATAATGGGTTTTGTTTGGATAATAGATTatttatcaaaatttatttgcttgtaTCATCGATATAATTTTcaaccaatcatttttttattttacataaaagtgctataatatttatttgtttgtatcATCGATATATTTCAATCATCTATTTATTTTACATAAAAGTgttataacatttttttcaaataGTCTGTTATCCAAACACTAGGGCGTTATTGTTCCATCCAAAACCATGCGTGGCATGCGGTGGTTTTGTTTATCCAAAACCATGCGGTGGTTCTGGCAGATGAGATTGACACATGAGGATGGTAGGGACATTTGGCTTAGTTGTAAATGTCTTGTGATGTTTTAGTGCTGAGTCAGGAGTAGGACACTTGATCCAGAAAAAAGGCCATGTCATATTCATATGTACTGtgctaaataaaagaaatatttgTCCACGACTCCCATCTCTTCTCCTAGTAGGAGTGCTAATTTCAAGAAAGAGGCAGCATGGAGCTCATAGACAGTTTGCTTGGGAAAAAAGGGCAAGAAATGGACTGCTAGGTGAGGGGCTCATCTTTGGTGAAGTTTCATCTTTTCCGTTTTCCTTTTATTGTTTgtattcttaaaaaaaaaaaaggcttgaaAGGACCATATTTTTGGTGAAGTTACAACTTTTTGGGATCGATCACATTACTAATAGTGCTCCACTGGCTACCATGTGATCATTTCTGTCGTGTAAGATTATCTCAGGTTGCTTTCAAGAAAAGTTTAATCATGCAATATCTAAGATATCATCATTCAGCTTGAACGTATAAAGCAGGAGAAATTTTTGCCTGACCAAATCACCACCTGGGTAAAAAGTAAAACCGAGAACTCAAAAGATTATGCCAATACCAAACCAAACAAGTGTGAAACAATGAAAAAAACCGAACCCCACCGACCGGTGGGTGGTTGGGTGGTTTATGACAGAAAACTATATGATGGTTGCTTCTTGCCCTTCCTCGAATATGAAGACATTTTGGATAAAATACCCGCGTGCTTCATGCCTGGTTCTAGCTATATAATCCAGTTCCTGGCTCAATCTGAGATGAGGATGAAACATGGTAATTGTGGGACATTTGGCCTTCAACCCTGGTGGTATTAAGTTTGACTGTTGAGTCAGGATTAGGAAACTAGCTTAAGTAAAATATCTCTGCATTTCTTTCTCCTATCCATTAATTTGAAGACAAAGGCTGCAGAGAGCCATAGACAGTGGACAGTCGGTTGGATTGCAGAACCCAAGAGATGGATTCCATTTCCAGCCAGAGTAGCAAGGTGAGGGATTGATCactctcttttttatttttctaagcTTATATATCTTGTAAACAGGCAAAAAAAGGACCATATCCATTTTTCTAAAAGGTTTAAAGACATTGAAATGAGCCTTAAAGCCATTTTATAGTTAGCTTTTCCTTGTATTTTAGCGTGATTTTCTTGgagaatttcatttttggcGGAAATGAATGATGTTATTAGGGTGGAAGAGCAGTTTTCTCAGTCAGTTGAGGTTCCATAGTTGAAAGCATTTTAGCGAATTGAATTTGATTACTTCAGCTGTCAtatttcactaattttttgTGTTCTTTTCAACTTGAGTGTTCTTAAAACTCCACTCACATACTATGAATTTGCCCTCATATAAAGATCATACAATCAGATTGCTGTACAAATATGATGATGAACTGGTGACACGCCAACCTTTTGCAACTAGAAATTGATCAATTCCCTTTTGGCTTAGCACTTGAATAGTAACAAAGATGCGTAGTTTTCCTCGGGAGACTGACAAATGTGCACTGATGAATAAAGGTGTTAAGCTGACTCGTGATCTAACCAGGGATCCGCTATCATAATCTGATACCAATCAACGCAAAAACCATTCATACACATTGTAACTGGTGAACTATTCAGCTCTTTTAGACACAACATCTAATTCGAAGAGTTTGACAAAGCAGTCTGAAAGGATTACCTGTATGTCATTTGCCTTCTAAACCTTGAATGATTATTTTAATTCTTGACAATCTGTAAAAGGATAAGAAGAAAACAGTGATGCACTCCATGCTGCTCTGCTGCAAACTTTATATATCTGAAGCACGAAATGCCGAAGCTCTTGATTCCATCGAACGTGCAGCTAAACGTGATCCAGAAACCGTTATCGTCAACAAATTTGAGGATCGTGATTACAATAGAGTCTGCTACACACTGGTCTCATATGTTGTCCATGATAGCACTGGCTGTCCAATTTACAGCCCCTTGCAGCAGAGTGTAGTAGCCATGGCTGAAGCTGCTTATGAAGCCATAAACCTTGAGCAGCACTTAGGGACACATCCTCGTCTTGGCGTCATGGATGACATTCTCTGCCACCCATTAGCTCGAGCTTCACTGGATGAGGCAGCTTGGCTGGCTCAAAAAGTTGCAGCTGAAATTGGAAATCGATTTCAAGGTAACTACTAATTCATTACTAGTTCAATGACGCTACAAAGTAAGGGCAATCAATCTACAGTCACATGGAGAGTAttaaaatttgcatgatcatgTACTTGGTATTTCTCTACTTGTTTGTCTATTAGAGCTGATCCAGTTAACACAATTGCCTAAATATTTTGGAAGCGTGATGCTTTCTAATTTTGCTTCCATATATTGAAGATGCTGAAACAATTTATACTGTTCTGGGTCCGTTCCACCGACTTGACTTCTTGGTTCTAAGGTTAATGGGAGATGTTGTTCTGATTTCTTATGTTCCTTGGCTTCAGTACCGGTATATCTATATGGGGCAGCAAATCCAACAGGAAAGGCTTTGGACACCATAAGGCGAGAACTGGGCTACTTTCGTCCAAATAACGGCCACCACTGGGTTGGCTGGACACAGCCACAAGTCCTTCCAGAAAAGCCGAATGAAGGTCCAGAAGTGGTCACCAGTGCGAGGGGCATTAGCATGATAGGTGCACGGCCATGGATTGCCATGTACAACATACCAGTCATGTCCACAGATGTATCAGCAGCTCGACGGATTGCACTGATGGTAAGTGCTCGAGGAGGGGGGTTGCCTACTGTGCAAACTTTAGGCCTGGTTCATGGCGAGGACTCAACTGAGATAGCATGCATGCTACTGGAGCCAAACCAGATTGGGGCAGACCGAGTCCAAAACCATGTTGAGAAGCTAGCAGCACAAGAAGGCCTAGATGTAGAGCAGGGATACTTCACTGATATCCCTCCACAGATGATTACTGAGAGATACAGAAAATTGATAAATGCTTATTCAGATTGATCACTTGAGGCTCCTTCTGGTGCATGATTGTTGATGACCTTGAAACGTACATTGAAGTTCTACAAAATGTAGATGAGTGATCAAGATGGTAATTCTGTCCAAGCCATGATAAAATAAGTAGTACATGCTTCTCTGTTAGAGCTGAATTCTTTAGTTCTTTCCACCAATTTCTGCTTCCTTTTATTTCAATTAGAGGGTCAAGCAGGGGCTGCCTATCTCCACTgaaaatttttggttatcaacgTTGGGTATTTGGCTTAATTAGAGATGATTAattgcaaaagaaaaataagcaaAGATTGTTAGAGATCataatttcttctttaattAACTGAATAATTTCAAAATCTTAAAGATCATCTTTATAACACCCAAATCTGATAAAGTTCCTGATTGTATATAGCCATAATGCCTCTTTAGAAATGGCACattattttagatttttttaattaaatagcAAAACTTTAATCCAGATTTTTCCCTCGGCAATCCGCCCTTTctcaaatttaaagaaaaaaggaaaaaaaattgcaaaaggAGTGTTCGTTCAGTTAGAAACCATCCATCTGGTAATACTGGGCTCAGAGAGCAGCAGCCCGTTATCCTTCCACTGCAGAGAGCGGGTAGTTTTCGCTGCTCTGTGAAGCCAGCCTGACGCATTACCCACCTCTCTAAGAGACCACATAACCCAGGCCTTCGTCCAAGTTACGTAGCCCAACTGTCCGCTTGGAATGGGCGGGCCAGCAATCAGCCACCCCAAACCCTACCAGCTGAACGGAATCCATGTTCCAACACTCCAAATGCCCCCACTTGGGTTACAGGCTTGCGTTACCCAGCCCGGCGAACGAGAGCGTCTTTTCTACAGCTTATGAAATGATCTGCAACATTTCAAATTTCCAATGTGGGATTAAAGGGGACGCTTTCTGGACACCTTAGTGCTAAATAATCAAACAACTTTGTCATGCTTGAAAATAACTGAAAAATTAGGGAAATTTGGATCCATGAGAAAAGGTAGTGATAGTTGTTGTTTATATTCATGGAAAGACCATTTTTTATGGGATTCTAGAAATTAGAAATGATGGATATTCATACCAAATTTAGTGATGGGATTTGGTAGTATACGAATGAACGAAGGAAACTCTCAAGGCATATTTTATGGCAATTTGTGTGTCTATAGCCCTaatcttcatttcatttttctgttttaatactAAAGCCTTGATTTTAATAATTAGGACCACCTCATGACAACTTTCCTTTCATTAATCAGCTGTCTATTTGTGTTCAAGAATTTCAGCAAAATTTGCACCAATCTACTGGATCAAATGATACAGGCAACACATAATAAAACAAAACTACTAGTCTTAACTGATGGAGCTGTATTTCTTACGACTCAACAAAAAAACCagttaaatttcaaaaaatatgtgATGGTACAATTTACCCATCTCATTCCTGCATTCCAAATATTTTGTCAACATCCCAGGGGAAATTTTATGAACCAAATATGATATAAGCAGCTCTCAAAGTTTTAAGTATCTTTAGTATACAAAGGGAATGATGGAAAAGCACCAAGAAGTAGCTACAATCTATTGCAGTACCCAGGACTGAAAAAGATTTCGGGGATTCTTGAATTGGACTAATTATGCGAAGAAACTTGGAAATCTATGTGCTGTTCTGTCATTATAATCCAATGAGAGTTTATTTGCCATGACCTGTTATACTTATGAGCAGATAACAGGTTTAGAATGTTTTTCCTTATCCAGCTGATAGTGAACAACATGAAACTTACTACATTCTGGTGTTCGAGCACAAAATTGTATATCCAAATTTGTCTTCTTCTGTTACAGaacttttattgaaaaaatgaacaaaGGGAGGCAACATTAACAACTGTATGCAGGCTAACCGAAGACGAGACAACAATAAGCTAGTATCTTTATTACTTCAAAGAACTCGAAGGGATGGATCATGGAAGATCAGATGGTTATAGAAGTATGGGATATGAATTGTAGAATGCTATCTTGGCCCAAATGATGAACTTGCAGATTCGCCAATATTCCTGCCATCGTCTTCTTCAAAGATCTCGTTTGCTGCAGAATTCTGAGGTTCAAAGATGTCATATGCTGCAGAACTCTGAGTTACTTTGAAAATTGAGTACAGGAGTCCAATGCAATCTGGATGAGACTTCGTTAAATCCTCACGCCATCTTCTGCTTCCTTTTATTTGCTTCAGAGACTGTATCAGGGGCTGCCTAATTTCCACGAAGAAGGGAAGTGCAGTAAGTTCAGGACATTTATGAACTTCAATGATGGATAATGAATCACATATCATTACCCTATTCCAGCAGATGCTTGTCAGCCTTGGCAAAGAACTTAACTTTAATTTCTGTAATCGTGGAAGTATTATTTCAGCATTGTCCACTTGAGTCACGTCTTCTCCCCCTCTTTCATCACCAATTATCTCCTCAATCCTTTCACAGTTTTCAATAACAATTTCTTCAAGGCTTTTTAGGTTCTGCACCAGCTCAAATGACAAGACGGTCTTCAAATCATTACATTGGGTGACATGCAACACCTTCAGATTTGCAAGAGTTCCTTCCTGTGGAATTCCCATGCAAAAAGTATGTAACTTGCCCAAACCCTCGATCTCTAACGACTCTAGGGTAGGAAAGGTGCTCCATCCTGAAGTTATTATCCATTCCATATCATCACAGTGTTGAAGTTTACATATTTGTAGCTGTGAAGAAGCAAAGCTGATGGATGTTGGCAAGTGATTGATGCCTGAACAAGCCAAGAGAACCAACTCATGAATCCTACCAGGCAACAAAGCAGGTATTTCTCTGTGAAACATATGGGCTCCAATTAATGCTACACTATTTCTACCGAAATGCATTGAGGATTCCGGATAGCcaatacaaaatt of Coffea arabica cultivar ET-39 chromosome 5c, Coffea Arabica ET-39 HiFi, whole genome shotgun sequence contains these proteins:
- the LOC113688961 gene encoding formiminotransferase cyclodeaminase-like protein isoform X2, with translation MHSMLLCCKLYISEARNAEALDSIERAAKRDPETVIVNKFEDRDYNRVCYTLVSYVVHDSTGCPIYSPLQQSVVAMAEAAYEAINLEQHLGTHPRLGVMDDILCHPLARASLDEAAWLAQKVAAEIGNRFQVPVYLYGAANPTGKALDTIRRELGYFRPNNGHHWVGWTQPQVLPEKPNEGPEVVTSARGISMIGARPWIAMYNIPVMSTDVSAARRIALMVSARGGGLPTVQTLGLVHGEDSTEIACMLLEPNQIGADRVQNHVEKLAAQEGLDVEQGYFTDIPPQMITERYRKLINAYSD
- the LOC113688961 gene encoding formiminotransferase cyclodeaminase-like protein isoform X1, with translation MDSISSQSSKDKKKTVMHSMLLCCKLYISEARNAEALDSIERAAKRDPETVIVNKFEDRDYNRVCYTLVSYVVHDSTGCPIYSPLQQSVVAMAEAAYEAINLEQHLGTHPRLGVMDDILCHPLARASLDEAAWLAQKVAAEIGNRFQVPVYLYGAANPTGKALDTIRRELGYFRPNNGHHWVGWTQPQVLPEKPNEGPEVVTSARGISMIGARPWIAMYNIPVMSTDVSAARRIALMVSARGGGLPTVQTLGLVHGEDSTEIACMLLEPNQIGADRVQNHVEKLAAQEGLDVEQGYFTDIPPQMITERYRKLINAYSD